The following coding sequences are from one Nilaparvata lugens isolate BPH chromosome 4, ASM1435652v1, whole genome shotgun sequence window:
- the LOC111051869 gene encoding KAT8 regulatory NSL complex subunit 3 isoform X3 has product MADKRILLKIQLTKMHKLRMIMGGDDVDTVARNRQPHPPYDVTKARQAMEESEKLVSLVRADDERGDDWDELIDKSTWTPNDIKYFNQAVKILHTDRLARLAYKGNVNEPVLRRITIDKSARKLRRILALVNWRLESIQWLHSLLMEYLSAPYLVAYFDIIQTLKWKIPQLVDRMTAAPLGRNGMIVSEALTQLMKRSWDPVNLGGSHHRTNKLPGDPIIVVVPYCPGNGFPSNSRPYHWLTHLSNLGTLITVITGSIASRTSTASCLEQMINSTRAKISELRSDYPGRPIILVGLSCGAAVACQVALVETVTAVVCFSFSLHTVDEKRGQPDDAILDLQCPVLFVMGQNASLSSVEGMEELREQMRAENGLIVVGGADDQLRISRTKKKTDGLTQSMVDRCILDEVSDFLGGILEKIYESPRSSRPTLPPHPSFTIEQRRIYNSNRMGTERKRKSTDQSDPDAPPRVPAKRGRKPKSLSTQTPKATDSKRQKIKQPATPRSSNIIQSGSATVLGGGSPIVSAAAMTVTVPSNSSSSSITNATTISPTKPTLTGLRLGPDPNANANSEAKTVQLSIQNGVVRPGSSALCSGEGGITVVGSAPIPPTSKDIVIQVPGSAKSRSPMSTHSSMSSLSTLLQQPSPTIVVSPSKQREEIIHSVSAVDQSNLVEELTPDRLLELPVIFEDQQLDSPPHPHPQPAESTFKVFVSNKTPPAANHSTVPVIKVRPGQQGLKYTKIVLRKKEDKGESVSAASVFVTEGAGDDRGTPRIRHIPATQHSQFC; this is encoded by the exons ATCAACTTGGACACCAAatgatattaaatatttcaatcaagCTGTGAAAATCCTTCATACGGATCGTTTGGCGAGATTGGCTTACAAAGGAAATGTGAATGAGCCAGTGCTGAGGCGTATCACCATTGACAAATCGGCCAGGAAGCTCAGGCGTATTCTGGCATTGGTCAACTGGCGGCTGGAATCCATCCAATGGCTGCACTCACTTCTCATGGAATACCTCAGTGCTCCTTATCTTGTAGCCTACTTCGACATTATTCAG ACGTTGAAGTGGAAGATTCCGCAGCTTGTCGATAGGATGACGGCGGCGCCACTCGGCCGAAATGGAATGATTGTATCTGAAGCACTGACCCAGTTGATGAAAAGATCTTGGGATCCGGTCAATCTTGGTGGATCACATCACAGAACT AACAAGTTGCCTGGCGATCCAATCATAGTTGTGGTGCCTTATTGTCCTGGAAATGGATTTCCATCAAACTCCAGACCGTATCATTGGCTTACCCATCTTTCAAACCTTGGAACTCTGATAACAGTCATCACAG GATCGATTGCTTCCCGAACGAGCACAGCGAGCTGCCTTGAGCAGATGATCAATTCGACGAGAGCGAAAATCTCCGAACTGCGATCCGATTACCCAGGCCGTCCGATTATACTTGTTGGCCTGTCGTGTGGCGCTGCTGTTGCTTGTCAG GTAGCGCTGGTGGAAACGGTGACAGCGGTGGTTTGCTTTTCGTTTTCGCTGCACACAGTCGACGAGAAGCGCGGCCAGCCTGACGACGCCATCCTCGACCTCCAGTGTCCCGTTCTCTTTGTCATGGGACAGAACGCCTCTCTGTCAAG TGTGGAAGGGATGGAAGAGCTGAGAGAACAGATGAGGGCCGAAAATGGACTGATAGTTGTGGGCGGGGCCGATGACCAGCTGCGAATCAGCAGAACAAAGAAGAAGACCGACGGACTCACGCAGAGCATGGTGGACAGGTGCATTCTG GATGAAGTATCGGATTTCTTGGGAGGCATTCTGGAGAAAATCTACGAATCGCCGAGATCGTCACGGCCCACCCTTCCTCCCCATCCTTCGTTCACCATTGAGCAGCGGCGCATCTACAACAGCAATCGAATGGGCACCGAGCGCAAACGAAAGTCCACCGACCAAAGTGACCCTGACGCCCCTCCTCGTGTACCTGCCAAACGAG GCCGTAAGCCAAAGTCACTCAGCACACAGACTCCAAAGGCAACTGACTCCAAAAGGCAGAAAATCAAGCAGCCCGCCACACCTCGTTCCTCGAACATAATTCAATCG GGAAGCGCAACAGTGTTGGGCGGTGGCAGTCCGATAGTGAGTGCGGCAGCTATGACAGTGACTGTGCCAAgtaacagcagcagcagcagcatcacAAATGCCACCACCATTTCGCCGACCAAGCCGACTCTGACCGGCCTGCGTCTCGGCCCCGACCCCAACGCCAATGCCAACTCTGAAGCGAAGACTGTGCAGCTGAGCATCCAGAACGGCGTCGTCAGGCCTGGCTCCTCTGCTCTCTGCTCCGGCGAGGGAGGCATCACGGTTGTCGGCTCTGCACCCATTCCACCCACTTCCAAAGATATCG TTATTCAAGTGCCAGGAAGCGCAAAATCAAGATCACCTATGTCCACTCACAGCTCCATGTCATCGTTGTCCACCTTGCTTCAACAGCCGTCTCCTACTATCGTTGTTTCACCCAGTAAGCAAAGAG AAGAGATCATACACAGTGTGTCAGCCGTGGACCAATCGAACCTTGTGGAAGAGCTGACTCCCGACCGACTGCTGGAGTTGCCCGTGATCTTCGAGGACCAGCAGCTGGATTCGCCCCCCCATCCGCACCCACAGCCCGCCGAATCCACCTTCAAAGTGTTTGTGAGCAACAAGACGCCGCCGGCGGCCAATCACAGCACAGTGCCTGTCATCAAGGTACGGCCCGGCCAGCAGGGCTTGAAGTACACCAAGATAGTGCTGCGCAAGAAGGAGGACAAGGGGGAGAGTGTGTCGGCGGCCAGTGTGTTTGTCACCGAGGGTGCCGGCGACGACAGGGGCACTCCGCGCATCCGACACATCCCCGCCACTCAGCACTCTCAGTTCTGTTGA